Proteins encoded in a region of the Pseudomonas syringae KCTC 12500 genome:
- a CDS encoding heavy metal response regulator transcription factor: MHILLIEDDTKTGEYLKKGLGESGYKVDWTQHGADGLHLALENRYDLIVLDVMLPGIDGWQIIEVLRARQDVPVLFLTARDQLQDRIRGLELGADDYLVKPFSFTELLLRIRTILRRGVVREADHFHLADLELDLLRRRVTRQQQVIVLTNKEFALLHLLLRREGDVLSRAQIASEVWDMNFDSDTNVVDVAIKRLRSKVDLPYPVKLIHTVRGIGYVCEVRPCDASLP; this comes from the coding sequence ATGCATATCCTGCTGATTGAAGATGACACCAAAACCGGCGAGTACCTGAAGAAGGGTCTGGGTGAGTCCGGCTACAAGGTGGACTGGACCCAGCACGGGGCCGACGGCCTGCACCTGGCGCTGGAAAACCGCTATGACCTGATCGTGCTGGACGTGATGCTGCCGGGCATCGATGGCTGGCAAATCATCGAAGTACTGCGCGCCCGGCAGGACGTGCCAGTGCTGTTTCTGACCGCGCGCGACCAGTTGCAGGACCGGATTCGCGGCCTGGAACTGGGTGCCGACGATTATCTGGTCAAGCCGTTTTCCTTCACTGAACTGCTGCTGCGCATCCGCACCATCCTGCGCCGGGGCGTGGTACGCGAGGCGGACCACTTTCATCTGGCCGATCTGGAACTGGACCTGCTGCGCCGCCGGGTGACGCGCCAGCAACAGGTCATCGTGCTGACCAACAAGGAGTTCGCCCTGTTGCACCTGTTATTGCGCCGCGAAGGCGACGTACTGTCCAGGGCACAGATTGCCTCGGAAGTCTGGGACATGAATTTCGACAGCGACACCAATGTCGTGGACGTCGCCATCAAGCGCCTGCGCAGCAAGGTGGACCTGCCCTACCCGGTCAAACTCATCCACACCGTGCGTGGCATCGGTTATGTGTGCGAGGTGCGGCCATGCGACGCCAGCCTTCCCTGA
- a CDS encoding heavy metal sensor histidine kinase codes for MRRQPSLTLRSTLAFALVAMLTVSGAGLYLYQSIEETVMQRSDHAVLARLDHFRKLLRYDLTMDNLKSSPQLFENMLDSEEDIFIIGEPGKSPVISVNPQHAPLPELPTVAQDQPLRVDDLRSGMSLQGVPLRAAAVQVMSNGVEVRLQAAHLMVKEMAMLASFRQRIYIAVALAFLITAALGYVLLRRGLHPLRIMAAHAAAITPASLHKRLDSRDTPVELQQLSDAFNAMLDRLDDGYRRLMQFSADLAHEIRTPVGSLMGHCQVALRQNRSADEYQALLASNLEELERISRLVESILFLARADEAQAALERQSLDLHDELQRVAGYFEGLAEERNLTLSTNGQGTLLADPILLRRALSNLVANAIRYADEDSEILMRVTAVDKHWKIDVENQGPVLPQATLARLFDRFYRGDASRHERSDSNGLGLAIVTAIMQLHGGRVEVDQPAAGRICFSLIFPAA; via the coding sequence ATGCGACGCCAGCCTTCCCTGACCCTGCGTTCGACCCTGGCCTTTGCCCTGGTGGCGATGCTTACCGTCAGCGGCGCAGGCCTGTACCTGTATCAGTCCATCGAAGAAACGGTCATGCAACGCAGCGACCATGCCGTGCTCGCGCGGCTGGACCACTTTCGCAAGCTGCTGCGCTATGACTTGACCATGGACAACCTCAAAAGCAGTCCGCAGCTGTTCGAGAACATGCTCGACAGTGAAGAAGACATCTTCATCATCGGCGAGCCGGGCAAATCACCAGTGATCTCGGTCAACCCGCAGCACGCGCCTCTGCCGGAGCTGCCGACCGTGGCGCAGGACCAGCCGCTGCGGGTCGACGACCTGCGCAGCGGCATGAGCCTGCAAGGCGTGCCGTTGCGCGCGGCTGCCGTGCAGGTGATGTCCAACGGTGTCGAAGTACGCTTGCAGGCCGCACACCTGATGGTCAAGGAAATGGCCATGCTCGCCAGCTTCCGTCAGCGCATCTATATAGCCGTGGCCCTGGCGTTTCTGATAACCGCAGCCTTGGGGTATGTGCTGCTGCGTCGCGGCTTGCATCCGCTGCGAATAATGGCCGCCCATGCCGCCGCAATCACCCCGGCCAGCCTGCACAAACGCCTCGACAGCCGTGATACGCCCGTCGAACTGCAACAACTGAGCGACGCCTTCAACGCCATGCTTGACCGTCTGGACGATGGCTACCGACGCCTGATGCAGTTTTCTGCCGATCTGGCCCACGAAATCCGCACACCCGTCGGCTCGCTGATGGGCCACTGCCAGGTCGCCTTGCGCCAGAACCGCAGCGCCGATGAATATCAGGCGCTACTGGCCTCCAATCTGGAAGAGCTGGAGCGCATCTCGCGGCTGGTAGAAAGCATTCTGTTTCTGGCACGGGCGGACGAAGCCCAAGCCGCGCTGGAACGTCAGTCGCTGGATCTGCATGATGAGCTGCAACGGGTCGCCGGCTATTTCGAGGGGCTGGCCGAAGAACGCAATCTGACCCTGAGCACCAACGGACAAGGCACGTTGCTGGCCGATCCGATTCTGCTGCGGCGTGCATTGAGCAATCTGGTCGCCAATGCGATTCGCTACGCCGATGAAGACAGCGAAATTCTGATGCGGGTGACGGCTGTGGACAAGCACTGGAAGATCGATGTGGAGAATCAGGGACCGGTGCTGCCGCAAGCCACACTCGCGCGCTTGTTCGATCGTTTCTATCGCGGTGACGCCTCACGCCATGAGCGTTCGGATTCCAACGGCCTGGGGCTGGCGATCGTCACGGCAATCATGCAACTGCACGGCGGTCGGGTCGAAGTCGATCAACCCGCCGCCGGCAGAATCTGCTTCAGTCTGATATTCCCGGCGGCCTGA
- a CDS encoding MarR family winged helix-turn-helix transcriptional regulator: protein MSVESLHRTISSGLVAASRQWRRICQNTLVTYGISEACAGPLLAIARLGDGAHQVKVAQAAGMESPTLVRLLDQLCQADIVCRTEDPNDRRAKALSLTRKGRALACSIEAELTRLRAEVLQGLQPADLEATLRVLQAFADAAQREHGGQA, encoded by the coding sequence ATGTCTGTCGAATCCCTGCATCGGACAATCAGCAGTGGCCTGGTGGCCGCGTCTCGCCAATGGCGACGCATCTGCCAGAACACGCTGGTGACCTATGGCATTTCCGAAGCCTGCGCAGGTCCGCTGTTGGCCATCGCACGCCTGGGCGATGGCGCACATCAGGTAAAAGTCGCTCAGGCGGCCGGCATGGAGAGCCCGACGCTGGTGCGTCTGCTCGATCAGTTGTGCCAGGCCGATATCGTTTGCCGCACCGAAGACCCGAATGACCGCCGCGCCAAGGCCTTGAGCCTGACGCGCAAAGGTCGCGCACTGGCCTGTTCCATCGAAGCCGAGCTGACCCGCTTGCGTGCCGAAGTGCTGCAAGGCCTGCAACCTGCCGACCTGGAAGCCACCTTGCGGGTGTTACAGGCGTTTGCCGATGCGGCGCAGCGCGAACACGGGGGCCAGGCTTGA
- a CDS encoding polysaccharide lyase family 7 protein, translating to MIDLATWNLSVPVGSPATIIETPKLVKGYRDGYFQSGDTLFFWAPVTGSTTENAKYPRSELRETTSDGRVFNWAYSSADNFLRATLEVDQVPSSGKIVIGQIHCYQSTEPLLKVEYQYKEKLQTGNIVAKFRRTPDSEIEVITIAQGVPLNKQFNYTINLSPSGDLTVNAFDAVWYAKLDSAWASKLFYFKAGVYTQDNTGYTTEGGSATFYKLAIAHEKKN from the coding sequence ATGATCGACCTTGCTACCTGGAATCTCTCCGTACCTGTCGGAAGCCCCGCGACCATCATCGAAACCCCCAAATTGGTAAAGGGCTATCGGGATGGCTACTTTCAATCAGGGGATACGCTGTTCTTCTGGGCGCCGGTGACGGGTTCAACCACCGAAAACGCCAAGTACCCTCGTTCCGAATTGCGCGAGACGACTTCAGACGGAAGAGTCTTCAACTGGGCCTACTCCAGTGCCGACAACTTTCTGCGCGCGACCCTGGAAGTCGATCAAGTGCCTTCCAGCGGCAAGATCGTGATCGGTCAGATTCACTGCTACCAGAGCACCGAACCGCTGCTGAAGGTGGAGTATCAGTACAAGGAGAAGCTGCAGACCGGCAACATCGTCGCCAAGTTTCGTCGTACGCCGGACTCGGAAATCGAGGTCATCACCATCGCGCAAGGTGTGCCGCTCAACAAGCAGTTCAACTACACCATCAACCTGTCGCCGTCTGGCGATCTGACGGTCAATGCCTTTGACGCAGTCTGGTACGCCAAGCTGGATTCAGCCTGGGCCAGCAAACTGTTCTACTTCAAGGCAGGGGTCTATACCCAGGACAATACCGGCTACACCACGGAAGGCGGCTCGGCCACCTTCTACAAGCTGGCCATTGCCCACGAGAAAAAGAATTGA
- a CDS encoding cytochrome b/b6 domain-containing protein has product MKTRPIHPWPVRLTHWVNAVGMVCMFMSGWAIYNASPLMPFTFPKFLTLGGWLGGSIAWHFAVMWLLVINGLIYVLYGVFSRHFKRDLLPVRPSEVTRDMSDALRFRLVHVKGRYNAVQRLMYWLVLAMGVLVVLSGLAIWKPVQFQGLVSLLGGFDFARWVHFGAMTAIGAFVIVHLLLVVLVPSTLLPMITGGRQPNEDGTAQS; this is encoded by the coding sequence ATGAAAACCCGCCCCATCCATCCGTGGCCGGTGCGCCTGACCCACTGGGTCAATGCTGTGGGCATGGTCTGTATGTTTATGAGCGGTTGGGCGATCTACAACGCATCGCCACTGATGCCGTTCACCTTTCCCAAATTCTTGACACTCGGCGGCTGGCTGGGCGGTTCCATTGCCTGGCACTTCGCGGTGATGTGGCTGTTGGTCATCAACGGTCTGATTTATGTGTTGTATGGCGTGTTCAGCCGCCATTTCAAACGCGACCTGTTGCCGGTCCGGCCGTCCGAAGTGACGCGTGACATGAGTGACGCGTTGCGTTTTCGACTGGTCCACGTCAAAGGCCGTTACAACGCCGTGCAACGGTTGATGTACTGGTTGGTGCTGGCCATGGGCGTGCTGGTGGTGCTTTCCGGTCTGGCTATCTGGAAACCGGTGCAGTTTCAGGGGCTGGTCAGTCTGCTGGGCGGATTCGATTTCGCCCGTTGGGTACATTTCGGGGCGATGACCGCCATCGGCGCGTTCGTCATCGTCCATCTGCTGCTGGTCGTGCTGGTGCCCAGTACTTTGCTGCCGATGATTACCGGCGGCCGCCAGCCGAACGAAGACGGAACTGCGCAATCATGA
- a CDS encoding molybdopterin-dependent oxidoreductase: protein MNEPRKRNTQRIRLEPAQERQLVDIQRRSFLRAGLTVGAMSMLTGCNLQDGDQVDKVLWAMSRWNDRVQAWLFNGQKLAPTYSKAQLTNPFPFNAFYPEYNVPELDLSDYQLAVSGLVRDKQPWTLEALRKLPQRTDITRLICIEGWSAIGQWGGVPLKTFLEYIGADTTARFVGFKCADRYYSSLDMPTALHPQTLLALDFGEVALPPDYGYPLRVRVPTKLGFKNPKHIVEIFVSNENPGGYWEDQGYNWFSGI from the coding sequence ATGAACGAACCACGTAAACGCAACACTCAGCGTATCCGCCTTGAGCCCGCGCAAGAGCGCCAACTGGTCGATATTCAGCGCCGCTCGTTTTTGCGCGCCGGGCTGACCGTGGGCGCGATGTCGATGCTCACAGGCTGCAACCTGCAGGATGGCGATCAGGTCGATAAAGTGCTATGGGCCATGTCGCGCTGGAATGACCGGGTTCAGGCCTGGCTGTTCAACGGCCAGAAGCTGGCGCCGACCTACAGCAAGGCGCAGTTGACCAACCCGTTCCCGTTCAATGCGTTCTACCCTGAATACAATGTGCCGGAGCTGGATCTTTCCGATTACCAGCTGGCGGTGTCGGGGCTGGTGCGGGACAAGCAGCCGTGGACGCTTGAGGCGCTGCGCAAACTGCCGCAACGCACGGACATCACGCGGTTGATCTGCATCGAGGGCTGGAGTGCGATAGGGCAGTGGGGCGGCGTGCCGCTGAAGACGTTCCTGGAGTATATCGGCGCTGACACGACGGCGCGTTTTGTCGGTTTCAAGTGCGCTGACCGCTATTACTCGAGCCTGGATATGCCCACTGCGTTGCATCCGCAGACGTTGCTTGCGCTGGACTTTGGTGAAGTGGCGCTGCCACCTGATTACGGTTACCCGTTGCGGGTGCGGGTGCCGACCAAGCTGGGCTTCAAGAATCCCAAGCACATCGTGGAGATTTTCGTCAGTAACGAGAATCCTGGGGGGTATTGGGAGGATCAGGGGTACAACTGGTTCAGCGGGATCTAG